The Nitrogeniibacter aestuarii genome has a window encoding:
- a CDS encoding slipin family protein translates to MNMLWKRFVVNQTQRALLLREGNFERVLEPGVHRVMDPFDRYAIQCWSVQAPHFDHPLAETLRRERGAVIEQYFDVMDTNEDQVGLRFENKMLVEIVPPGARRLYWKGPAEVRFEVVELAEGAEVPARVARLLNQSNLRSRVVTGLAGVLSLQVPAWHLGVLKIDGKVERLLEPGFVAFWRFNREVSVELVDTRLQTLEVSGQEILTRDKVGLRVNLAATWRFADVLAAFAATPKPVEHLYRELQFGLRAAVGTRSLDELLENKQLIDEVVSQHLAQKLAGQGIEVHSVGVRDIVLPGEMKTILAQVVEAEKSAQANVIRRREETAATRSLLNTAKVMEENPTALRLKELETLERVAERIDRISVFGGLDQVLNGLVSIKSG, encoded by the coding sequence ATGAACATGTTGTGGAAGCGATTCGTGGTGAACCAGACCCAGCGCGCGCTGTTGCTGCGCGAGGGCAACTTCGAGCGTGTGCTCGAGCCGGGTGTGCATCGTGTGATGGACCCGTTCGACCGCTACGCCATCCAGTGCTGGAGCGTGCAGGCGCCGCACTTTGATCACCCGCTGGCTGAAACCCTGCGTCGTGAGCGGGGCGCGGTGATCGAACAGTACTTCGATGTGATGGACACCAATGAAGATCAGGTGGGCCTGCGCTTCGAGAACAAGATGCTGGTCGAGATCGTGCCGCCGGGCGCCCGTCGCCTGTACTGGAAAGGCCCGGCCGAGGTGCGCTTCGAGGTGGTCGAGCTGGCCGAAGGCGCCGAGGTGCCGGCGCGTGTGGCGCGTCTGCTGAACCAGTCCAACCTGCGTAGCCGCGTGGTGACCGGGCTGGCCGGGGTGTTGAGCCTGCAAGTGCCGGCCTGGCATCTGGGTGTGCTGAAGATCGACGGCAAGGTCGAGCGCCTGCTGGAGCCTGGTTTCGTGGCCTTCTGGCGCTTCAACCGCGAGGTGAGCGTCGAGCTGGTCGATACCCGTCTGCAAACCTTGGAAGTGAGCGGGCAGGAGATCCTGACCCGCGACAAGGTCGGCCTGCGGGTGAACCTTGCCGCCACCTGGCGCTTTGCCGACGTGCTGGCTGCGTTTGCCGCCACACCGAAGCCGGTGGAGCACCTGTACCGCGAACTGCAGTTCGGTTTGCGGGCGGCGGTGGGCACCCGGTCGCTCGATGAGTTGCTGGAAAACAAGCAGCTCATCGACGAGGTGGTGAGCCAGCACCTGGCCCAGAAGCTGGCCGGGCAGGGCATCGAGGTGCATAGCGTGGGCGTGCGGGACATCGTTCTGCCGGGCGAGATGAAGACGATTCTCGCCCAGGTGGTCGAGGCGGAGAAATCCGCCCAGGCGAACGTGATCCGTCGCCGCGAAGAAACCGCCGCCACCCGCTCGCTGCTCAACACCGCCAAGGTGATGGAAGAGAACCCGACGGCCCTGCGCCTGAAGGAGCTCGAAACCCTGGAGCGTGTGGCCGAGCGTATCGACCGCATCTCGGTGTTCGGTGGCCTGGACCAGGTGCTGAACGGCCTGGTGAGCATCAAGTCCGGGTGA
- a CDS encoding zinc-ribbon domain containing protein: MKSNKQRRAEIMAARRQRKRLRTVATQLEQRRVPLAANALPVDAAALMPTNSYGAPVWQTRGFYLDLAFTCKDCGAECLWTAQRQKWWYEVAKGHPDSTAVRCKPCRAKERARKETARRVALAGLQKKMEAKEHP; the protein is encoded by the coding sequence ATGAAAAGCAACAAACAACGCCGCGCCGAAATCATGGCGGCCCGACGCCAGCGCAAGCGGCTGCGGACGGTGGCGACTCAACTCGAGCAGCGCCGCGTGCCGCTCGCGGCCAACGCCCTGCCGGTGGACGCGGCCGCGCTGATGCCCACCAACAGTTACGGCGCACCCGTGTGGCAGACGCGCGGTTTCTATCTGGACCTTGCCTTCACCTGCAAGGACTGCGGTGCCGAGTGCCTGTGGACGGCGCAGCGACAGAAGTGGTGGTATGAAGTGGCCAAGGGCCACCCCGATTCCACCGCCGTGCGATGCAAACCCTGCCGCGCCAAAGAGCGCGCCAGAAAAGAGACGGCCCGCCGTGTGGCGCTGGCCGGTCTGCAAAAGAAAATGGAAGCAAAGGAACACCCATGA
- a CDS encoding RtcB family protein: MKIEQQHDHDILHAGQGAPIKLWTHGVPVEDDARQQLINTAQMPFIYKHLAVMPDVHLGKGSTIGSVIPTRGAIIPAAVGVDIGCGMMAARTTLTAADLPDNLHGLRTAIEKAVPHGRNMTRGKRDQGSWGRPPELVDAYWKALLPGFNRITEKAPRLKNTNNHNHLGTLGTGNHFIEVCLDEAERVWIMLHSGSRGVGNAIGRHYIELAQADMRQHIANLPDRDLAYFEEGSQHFDDYVEAVGWAQDYARKNREVMMQHVIAATRTVIEKPFQADVEAVNCHHNYVQRETHFGHKVLVTRKGAVSAQKGQLGIIPGSMGARSYIVRGKGNPESFCSCSHGAGRTMSRNAAKKRFSIEDQIRATEGVECRKDASVIDEIPMAYKDIDAVMAAQDALVEVVHTLKQVVCVKG, encoded by the coding sequence ATGAAGATCGAACAACAACACGATCACGACATCCTGCACGCGGGACAGGGCGCGCCCATCAAGCTGTGGACCCACGGCGTGCCGGTCGAAGACGATGCCCGCCAGCAACTCATCAACACCGCGCAGATGCCCTTCATCTACAAGCATCTGGCCGTGATGCCGGATGTGCATCTGGGCAAGGGCTCGACCATCGGCAGCGTGATCCCCACCCGTGGCGCCATCATCCCGGCGGCCGTCGGTGTGGATATCGGCTGCGGCATGATGGCCGCCCGCACCACGCTCACCGCGGCCGACCTGCCGGACAACCTGCACGGCCTGCGCACCGCCATCGAAAAGGCCGTGCCGCACGGGCGCAACATGACCCGAGGCAAGCGCGACCAGGGGAGCTGGGGTCGCCCGCCCGAGCTGGTGGATGCTTACTGGAAGGCGCTGCTGCCGGGCTTCAACCGCATTACCGAAAAGGCGCCGCGTTTGAAGAACACCAACAACCATAACCATTTGGGGACGCTCGGTACGGGCAACCACTTCATCGAAGTGTGCCTGGATGAGGCCGAGCGCGTGTGGATCATGCTGCATTCGGGTTCGCGCGGTGTGGGCAACGCCATCGGCCGCCACTACATCGAACTGGCCCAGGCCGACATGCGCCAGCACATCGCCAATCTGCCGGACCGCGACCTCGCCTACTTCGAAGAAGGCTCGCAGCACTTCGACGACTATGTCGAGGCCGTGGGCTGGGCGCAGGACTACGCCCGCAAGAACCGCGAAGTGATGATGCAGCACGTGATCGCCGCCACCCGTACCGTGATCGAAAAGCCCTTCCAGGCGGATGTGGAGGCGGTGAACTGCCACCACAACTACGTGCAGCGCGAAACCCACTTCGGGCACAAGGTGCTGGTGACGCGAAAAGGCGCTGTGTCCGCCCAGAAAGGCCAGCTCGGCATCATCCCCGGCTCCATGGGCGCACGCAGCTACATCGTGCGCGGCAAGGGCAACCCGGAGAGCTTCTGCTCATGCAGCCACGGAGCAGGACGCACCATGAGCCGCAACGCCGCCAAGAAGCGTTTCTCGATCGAAGACCAGATTCGCGCGACCGAAGGCGTGGAATGCCGCAAGGATGCATCGGTGATTGACGAAATCCCGATGGCGTATAAGGATATCGACGCCGTCATGGCCGCGCAGGACGCGCTGGTGGAGGTGGTGCACACCTTGAAGCAGGTGGTGTGTGTGAAGGGGTGA
- a CDS encoding AAA family ATPase: MDNLNYSESDFGERLNKVLSASKPINSIEFLKGRDRELETIKRALYADGRHVFIFGDRGVGKSSLGQTAAIAYQSSDAEPIFVSGSPDDSFSSIVANIVARAISKPRTKSVKNSKKISLSFRGLSIGEGEDVSPIDIESNIQTIGDAVELLRQAGKEHSAKPIIVIDEFDTISSLDERNKFSYLLKQLGDQAVNIKFIFTGIARSLDELLGVHQSAYRQLETVELPRLGWDARREIVTSTAAAFNITVDNDVNWRICMVSDGYPYYIHLVLEKILWAAYILEPDISEIGWDLFHEGLHEAILATSAELKRPYEKAVLHREESYEDVVWATADHDDLMRSLNDMYESYRLVVEKRNDAREVLDRGRFSALVRKLKDASYGSVLTSVESRKGWYSYREKMLRGFVRMQAHVNGVELTGDRPTPRQTQHVGNARKGYKGAALPRGVRQRSKIGSWDD; the protein is encoded by the coding sequence ATGGATAATCTGAATTATTCCGAATCTGATTTTGGTGAAAGGTTAAACAAAGTACTTTCAGCGTCAAAGCCGATAAACAGCATTGAATTTTTAAAAGGTAGAGATAGAGAGCTAGAAACCATAAAACGCGCTCTATACGCTGACGGGAGGCACGTTTTTATCTTCGGAGATCGAGGTGTCGGGAAGAGTTCACTGGGCCAAACTGCTGCGATCGCATACCAAAGTTCGGATGCAGAACCAATCTTCGTTTCGGGGTCACCTGACGATTCATTCTCATCCATAGTGGCCAACATAGTGGCGCGAGCGATTAGCAAGCCGCGTACGAAAAGCGTAAAAAATTCGAAAAAAATTTCGCTTTCTTTTAGAGGTCTTTCGATTGGTGAAGGGGAAGATGTCAGCCCAATCGATATCGAATCTAACATCCAAACAATTGGTGATGCTGTTGAACTGCTCAGGCAGGCTGGAAAAGAGCACTCAGCTAAGCCTATCATTGTAATTGACGAGTTTGATACGATTTCCAGTCTCGATGAGAGAAACAAGTTCTCATATCTTCTCAAGCAGTTGGGAGATCAAGCAGTAAACATCAAATTCATTTTTACTGGAATTGCTCGGTCTCTAGATGAATTATTAGGAGTGCATCAATCGGCGTATCGGCAACTCGAGACAGTTGAACTGCCTCGCCTTGGCTGGGACGCTCGCCGCGAAATCGTAACTTCAACTGCGGCTGCATTCAATATCACTGTGGATAACGATGTAAATTGGCGCATATGTATGGTGAGCGATGGGTATCCATACTACATACATCTTGTGTTGGAAAAGATTTTATGGGCAGCTTACATTCTAGAGCCTGATATCTCGGAGATTGGATGGGATTTGTTTCATGAAGGTTTGCACGAAGCCATTTTGGCAACAAGTGCAGAGTTGAAGCGGCCTTACGAAAAAGCGGTATTGCACAGAGAAGAATCATACGAAGATGTTGTATGGGCAACCGCTGATCATGACGATTTAATGAGGTCGTTGAATGATATGTATGAATCGTACAGATTGGTTGTAGAAAAAAGGAATGATGCGCGCGAAGTTTTAGACCGGGGGAGATTTTCCGCGCTGGTGCGTAAGCTCAAAGACGCAAGCTACGGTTCTGTACTTACAAGTGTTGAGTCGCGTAAAGGCTGGTATTCCTACAGAGAAAAAATGCTACGCGGATTCGTTCGAATGCAAGCGCACGTTAACGGTGTCGAGTTGACTGGTGATCGACCAACGCCGAGACAGACGCAGCACGTTGGGAACGCGCGAAAGGGTTACAAAGGCGCAGCTTTGCCGCGCGGTGTTCGCCAGCGTTCAAAAATCGGAAGTTGGGACGATTGA
- a CDS encoding J domain-containing protein: MAEQSNTPDGNAGWWSRLARRMRGFFNAPGVSQVQAPPSETHVETSEVVSSASDGSENDEVPVLSAGQDGTSLRVQDAGETLLPEPEPEPEPEPEPEPEPEPEPEPEPEPEPEPEPEPEPEPEPEPEPELLPEPEPEPEPEPEPEPEPEPEPRPKRKPRKRKSAVVKDNPTDGAQALQSAPDPACDGLRLKIEDVQGKILDLSERKASMDATMTAFHTAQYEALGELLADCLALRCAVTRRQAEISGSVEDREAAAAAARETERYQQQLAEAPAAAAAQDPETRARLKQVYRAVAMRCHPDRVEAADQAQATEHFQRAQRAYRQSDLEALEILLAELEALPAALGNTHGQDDLATLERALSRLRGRAADLILEIQTLQLSPEYRRALDPDRWGPYFDEARQAFERERDQLRAMLKTFDDRA, translated from the coding sequence GTGGCCGAACAAAGCAACACGCCTGACGGAAACGCTGGCTGGTGGAGCCGGCTGGCGCGCCGGATGCGCGGGTTCTTCAATGCGCCTGGCGTTTCTCAGGTGCAGGCTCCGCCATCAGAGACCCACGTGGAGACGTCTGAAGTCGTTTCGTCTGCCTCGGATGGCTCGGAGAACGATGAAGTGCCGGTTTTGTCGGCTGGACAGGACGGAACAAGCTTGCGTGTTCAGGACGCCGGGGAAACGCTCTTGCCCGAACCCGAACCCGAACCCGAACCCGAACCCGAACCCGAACCCGAACCCGAACCCGAACCCGAACCCGAACCCGAACCCGAACCCGAACCCGAACCCGAACCCGAACCCGAACCCGAACCCGAACCCGAACCCGAACTATTGCCAGAGCCAGAGCCAGAGCCAGAGCCAGAGCCAGAGCCAGAGCCAGAGCCAGAGCCAGAGCCGCGGCCGAAGCGGAAGCCGAGAAAGCGCAAGTCGGCCGTCGTGAAGGACAACCCCACCGATGGGGCTCAAGCGCTGCAGTCAGCGCCGGACCCCGCATGCGACGGGCTACGGCTGAAGATCGAAGACGTTCAAGGCAAGATCCTCGACCTTTCAGAGCGAAAGGCGAGCATGGATGCGACGATGACCGCGTTCCATACGGCGCAATATGAGGCGCTTGGCGAACTCCTTGCCGACTGCCTTGCGCTGCGATGTGCCGTCACACGCCGACAGGCCGAGATCTCCGGGTCGGTGGAGGACCGTGAAGCGGCGGCCGCGGCCGCCCGGGAAACCGAGCGCTACCAGCAGCAACTCGCGGAGGCGCCCGCTGCGGCGGCCGCGCAAGACCCGGAAACCCGGGCACGTCTCAAACAGGTCTATCGCGCGGTGGCCATGCGCTGCCATCCAGACCGGGTCGAAGCCGCGGATCAGGCGCAGGCCACGGAGCACTTCCAGCGTGCGCAGCGGGCCTATCGACAGTCAGACCTCGAAGCGCTGGAGATCCTGTTGGCGGAGCTCGAGGCTTTGCCGGCCGCCTTGGGGAACACACATGGGCAGGACGATCTGGCGACGCTGGAAAGGGCGTTGTCCCGCCTGCGGGGTCGCGCGGCCGATCTCATCCTCGAGATTCAGACCCTGCAGTTGAGCCCCGAATATCGCCGTGCCCTGGACCCTGATCGATGGGGCCCGTATTTCGACGAAGCACGTCAGGCGTTCGAGCGAGAGCGCGATCAACTGCGGGCGATGCTGAAGACGTTCGACGACCGGGCATAG
- a CDS encoding M23 family metallopeptidase, with translation MPTPQSPTLSNPINNGSRRGSDKWGSGHFAAPRGSRQHNGVDISASLGEAVLSPIDAKVVRVAYPYATDLSLTGILLEGVGRHAGFTVKIFYMSPEQSKIGKQVSAGERIGAAQSLLTKYPGIKNHIHLEVRQNGVVIDPQSLMPTLH, from the coding sequence ATGCCGACGCCGCAATCCCCGACACTTTCGAACCCCATCAATAACGGGAGCCGCAGGGGGAGTGACAAGTGGGGTTCAGGCCATTTCGCTGCGCCGCGCGGAAGTCGACAACACAATGGTGTTGATATTTCTGCTTCGTTAGGTGAGGCCGTGCTTTCTCCGATCGATGCGAAGGTCGTTCGCGTTGCCTATCCGTATGCCACGGATTTGTCTTTGACCGGCATCTTGCTGGAGGGCGTGGGCCGCCATGCGGGTTTCACGGTAAAGATTTTCTACATGTCACCCGAGCAATCGAAAATCGGCAAACAGGTGTCTGCAGGCGAACGCATCGGCGCGGCTCAGAGTCTGCTCACCAAGTATCCTGGCATCAAAAACCATATCCACCTCGAAGTACGCCAGAATGGTGTCGTGATTGACCCCCAGTCCCTGATGCCCACTTTGCACTGA